From Anaerolineae bacterium, the proteins below share one genomic window:
- a CDS encoding response regulator transcription factor: MPEKVLIFTHNRAVASSLAKALDQHGFVVQTTGNKRQMMTWVASADADYVVVDATDDPVKGLGLCEKLRHSDPYAWLIAALPRSCPSIPTAVDAHFEEPITFRKLYYRIKRLQEIPPRYLVRFGDVTFDPKHRLLRRGENSVRLTPKEAALLSLLVARAGEVVTREEIMRAIWNTDYIRDTRTLEVHICWLRKKIEPTPRRPIYLQTVRGQGYRLVLPPESHAPPAR; the protein is encoded by the coding sequence ATGCCAGAAAAGGTGCTGATTTTCACCCACAATCGGGCGGTAGCCTCGTCCCTGGCGAAGGCACTGGATCAGCATGGGTTTGTTGTCCAGACCACCGGCAACAAACGGCAAATGATGACATGGGTCGCCAGCGCCGACGCGGATTATGTGGTAGTCGACGCGACCGATGATCCGGTCAAGGGATTGGGCCTGTGCGAGAAACTGCGGCACTCTGACCCGTACGCCTGGCTTATCGCCGCTCTGCCGCGCTCTTGTCCATCCATCCCCACGGCGGTGGACGCGCATTTTGAGGAACCCATCACCTTTCGCAAGCTGTACTACCGCATCAAGCGCCTTCAGGAGATTCCCCCGCGCTATCTGGTGCGCTTTGGTGATGTGACCTTTGACCCCAAGCACCGCCTGCTCCGGCGGGGGGAGAACAGCGTCCGGCTGACGCCGAAGGAGGCCGCTCTGCTGTCCCTGCTGGTGGCGCGCGCCGGCGAGGTCGTCACCCGTGAGGAAATCATGCGCGCGATCTGGAACACCGATTACATCCGGGATACCCGCACCCTGGAAGTACACATCTGCTGGCTGAGGAAAAAGATCGAGCCGACCCCCCGCCGCCCGATCTATCTCCAGACGGTGCGCGGCCAGGGGTATCGGTTGGTGCTCCCGCCGGAGAGCCACGCGCCGCCGGCCAGGTGA
- a CDS encoding nucleotide sugar dehydrogenase gives MSVPSVKEALLERIRRKEARVGVVGLGYVGLPLAVEFAEAGFTVLGIDLDPNRVAAINAGQSYIGDVPAERLRPLVEARRLMATSTYDMVPQLDTISICVPTPLGKSRDPDISYILQAADAISQRSRRGQLIILESTTYPGSTEEIIAPRLVANGLRIGEDIFLAFSPERVDPGNPVYTIRNTPKVIGGMTPACLEVASALYGSIIETIVPVSSPAAAEMTKLLENTFRAVNIALVNEIAIMCDRLGLDVWEVIDAAATKPFGFMRFLPGPGLGGHCIPVDPHYLAWKLRTLNYTARFIELAGEINSHMPHYVVDKVIAALNDARKPVRGSAVLILGVAYKKDVSDIRESPALDIMRELILRGANLSYHDPHVPQLQLDDARMQSVELTDQVLQQADCVVIVTDHSAYDWEWVAQNAGLIVDTRNALRGVRAPRAKIVKL, from the coding sequence ATGTCCGTTCCGTCCGTGAAAGAAGCTCTCCTGGAGCGCATCCGGCGGAAGGAGGCCCGCGTGGGAGTGGTAGGCCTGGGATACGTGGGCCTGCCGCTGGCGGTGGAATTTGCCGAGGCCGGCTTTACCGTGCTGGGCATTGACCTGGACCCCAACCGGGTGGCGGCCATCAACGCCGGCCAGAGCTATATCGGGGACGTGCCGGCGGAACGCCTGCGGCCGCTGGTGGAGGCGCGCCGGCTGATGGCGACGAGCACGTACGATATGGTCCCACAACTGGATACCATTTCCATCTGCGTGCCGACCCCGTTGGGGAAAAGCCGCGACCCGGACATCTCCTATATCCTCCAGGCGGCGGATGCCATCTCCCAACGCAGCCGGCGCGGCCAGCTCATCATCCTGGAATCCACCACCTACCCCGGCTCCACCGAGGAGATCATCGCCCCACGCCTGGTGGCCAACGGCCTGCGCATCGGCGAGGATATCTTCCTGGCCTTTTCGCCGGAGCGGGTGGACCCCGGCAACCCGGTCTACACCATCCGCAACACGCCCAAGGTCATCGGGGGGATGACGCCGGCCTGCCTGGAAGTGGCCAGCGCGCTGTACGGCTCCATCATCGAGACCATCGTGCCGGTCAGCTCGCCGGCGGCCGCCGAGATGACCAAACTGCTGGAAAACACCTTCCGCGCCGTCAACATCGCCCTGGTCAACGAGATCGCCATCATGTGCGACCGGCTGGGGCTGGACGTGTGGGAGGTGATTGACGCCGCCGCCACCAAGCCCTTCGGCTTCATGCGCTTCCTGCCCGGGCCGGGCCTGGGCGGACACTGCATCCCGGTGGACCCGCATTATCTGGCCTGGAAACTGCGCACCCTGAACTACACGGCGCGCTTCATCGAGCTGGCCGGCGAGATCAACTCCCATATGCCGCACTATGTGGTGGACAAGGTCATCGCCGCGCTGAACGACGCCCGCAAGCCGGTGCGCGGCTCCGCCGTGCTGATACTAGGAGTGGCGTACAAAAAGGACGTCAGCGACATCCGCGAGTCGCCGGCGCTGGACATCATGCGCGAGCTGATCCTGCGCGGCGCGAACCTGTCGTACCATGACCCGCACGTCCCCCAATTGCAGTTGGATGATGCGCGCATGCAGTCCGTGGAATTGACCGACCAGGTGCTCCAGCAGGCGGACTGTGTTGTCATCGTCACGGACCACTCCGCCTACGACTGGGAATGGGTGGCGCAGAACGCCGGCCTGATTGTGGACACGCGCAACGCCCTGCGCGGGGTACGCGCCCCGCGCGCCAAGATCGTCAAACTGTGA
- a CDS encoding D-2-hydroxyacid dehydrogenase: protein MDTVHVLCLGRFSESQLERLRAVSHRLQVEQIPTQDFASISEPLTRAEVLYTFGLPASLEQMPRLRWVQLSSAGAEHLAGHPVMAARHIHITTTSGIHAGPMGEYVMAVMLAWARRLPTTLELQRRREWPKGRWNILRSLELRDATLGIVGYGSIGREIARLASAFGMRVLALKRHPEERRDRGYIEPGLGDPEGRLPARWYAPEELHAMLAECDYVVLTVPLTPATRGLINADALRAMKPSALLINVARGDIVVEQDLLQALREKWIAGAALDVFSKEPLPADHPLWELDNVILTPHISAITDRYEERAARLFAENLRRYLAGEPLLNEINREEGY from the coding sequence ATGGATACCGTTCACGTGCTGTGCCTTGGCCGCTTCAGCGAGAGCCAACTGGAACGACTGCGCGCCGTATCTCACCGCCTGCAGGTGGAGCAGATCCCCACCCAGGACTTCGCCTCCATCAGCGAGCCGCTGACCCGCGCCGAGGTACTGTACACCTTCGGACTGCCGGCCTCGCTGGAGCAGATGCCGCGCCTGCGCTGGGTACAGTTATCCAGCGCCGGCGCGGAGCATCTGGCCGGCCATCCGGTCATGGCCGCTCGGCACATTCACATCACCACCACCAGCGGCATTCACGCCGGCCCAATGGGGGAATACGTCATGGCGGTCATGCTGGCCTGGGCGCGCCGCCTGCCCACCACCCTGGAGCTACAGCGCCGGCGGGAGTGGCCCAAAGGGCGCTGGAACATCCTGCGCAGTCTGGAACTGCGCGACGCCACCCTGGGCATCGTAGGATACGGGAGCATCGGCCGCGAGATCGCCCGGCTGGCCTCTGCCTTCGGCATGCGCGTCCTGGCCCTGAAGCGCCATCCGGAAGAGCGGCGCGACCGCGGCTACATTGAGCCGGGATTGGGGGATCCGGAGGGCCGCCTGCCGGCGCGGTGGTACGCTCCCGAAGAACTGCATGCCATGCTGGCGGAATGCGACTACGTGGTGCTGACCGTGCCCCTGACGCCGGCCACCCGCGGCCTCATCAACGCCGACGCACTGCGTGCCATGAAACCATCGGCACTGCTCATCAATGTGGCGCGCGGGGATATTGTCGTGGAACAGGACCTGCTCCAGGCCCTGCGGGAGAAGTGGATCGCCGGCGCCGCCCTCGACGTGTTTTCCAAAGAACCCCTGCCGGCGGACCATCCCCTCTGGGAGCTGGACAACGTCATCCTCACGCCCCATATCTCGGCCATCACGGACCGCTACGAGGAGCGCGCCGCGCGCCTCTTCGCCGAGAACCTGCGTCGCTATCTGGCCGGCGAGCCATTATTGAACGAGATCAATCGTGAGGAGGGATACTGA
- a CDS encoding ABC transporter substrate-binding protein → MWRHRSLAWISLLVLLSLLVSPLVVLAQGEAGTSAPFRMFTTYPAREVAKGGTATFDISLLANSEPQIVSLEVQGLPEGWKATLRGGGDVIRAAYVQTEEKTSVSLKIEVPAEAAPDTYRFTLIGKSERGQVTLPLELTVKEKLPPTLTWEVKLPTLRGNPTTTFRYDATLRNEGGEDLNVNLVYDAPQNFKVIFRLLGQDVSSFPIKAGESKSLTIEVDPPDDLPAGKYDITLRARGGETEAETKLTADVTPKPGSPVLSISGADGRLSGDAYAGKENTIKIVVRNTGDAAAEKVKMSSSEPSGWTVSFDPEEIASIPAGEQAEVKMTIRPADKAIAGDYMVTITAKPEKESSKSVDFRITVRTSTLWGVVGVALIAVAVGVVAIAVLRFGRR, encoded by the coding sequence ATGTGGCGACATCGAAGCCTGGCCTGGATCAGTCTGCTGGTCTTGCTGTCCTTGCTGGTAAGCCCGTTGGTTGTGCTGGCGCAGGGGGAGGCCGGCACATCCGCACCCTTCCGCATGTTCACCACCTATCCGGCGCGCGAAGTGGCCAAAGGCGGAACGGCGACCTTTGACATCTCCTTGCTGGCGAACTCCGAACCCCAGATCGTCTCCCTGGAGGTGCAGGGACTGCCCGAAGGCTGGAAGGCAACCCTGCGCGGCGGCGGGGATGTCATCCGCGCGGCCTACGTCCAGACGGAGGAGAAGACCTCTGTCTCGCTGAAGATCGAGGTGCCGGCGGAGGCCGCCCCGGATACCTACCGCTTCACGCTGATTGGCAAGAGCGAGCGAGGGCAGGTGACCCTCCCGCTGGAGCTGACCGTGAAGGAGAAGCTACCCCCGACCCTGACCTGGGAGGTCAAACTGCCCACCCTGCGGGGGAACCCCACCACCACCTTCCGCTATGATGCCACCCTGCGCAACGAGGGTGGGGAAGACCTGAACGTCAACCTGGTCTATGACGCGCCGCAGAATTTCAAGGTGATCTTCCGCTTGCTGGGGCAGGATGTGAGCAGTTTCCCCATTAAAGCCGGCGAGTCCAAGTCCCTGACCATCGAAGTTGACCCGCCCGATGATCTTCCCGCCGGCAAGTATGACATCACCCTGCGGGCGCGCGGCGGTGAGACCGAGGCCGAGACCAAGCTGACGGCGGATGTCACGCCCAAGCCCGGCAGTCCGGTGCTCAGCATCAGCGGCGCGGACGGCCGGCTCTCCGGCGACGCGTACGCCGGCAAGGAGAACACCATCAAGATCGTGGTGCGCAACACCGGCGATGCCGCGGCCGAGAAGGTGAAGATGAGCTCCTCGGAGCCATCCGGCTGGACGGTCTCCTTTGACCCCGAGGAAATCGCCAGCATTCCTGCCGGCGAGCAGGCCGAGGTCAAGATGACCATCAGGCCGGCCGATAAGGCTATTGCCGGCGACTACATGGTCACCATCACCGCCAAGCCGGAAAAGGAAAGCTCCAAGTCGGTGGACTTCCGCATCACTGTCCGCACCTCGACCCTGTGGGGTGTTGTCGGTGTGGCGTTGATCGCCGTCGCGGTGGGAGTGGTCGCTATCGCCGTCCTGCGCTTCGGCCGCCGCTGA
- a CDS encoding ABC transporter ATP-binding protein, with protein MDELVIETEGLTKHYNGVVAVENLNLRVRRQEIFGLLGPNGSGKTTTILMLLGLTEPTAGWVRVLGLDPARQPLSVKARVGYMPDEVGFYEELTARENLAYIARLNGLSGRAAQERIEEALGRVGLLDVADRPVVTYSHGMKRRLGVADVLIKKPQLIIMDEPTQGLDPEAAREFLRIIRGLKEEGITILLSSHLLHQVQAVCDRVGLFHKGHMVLEGTVTELARQVLGTAYHIQLEAEGSSESITAALRRLPGVTDVSWDGKHHYRVAAVEDLRTEAAGAVMSAGGRLLSLELDRPSLDDIYARYFEEVEHVPAA; from the coding sequence ATGGACGAACTGGTGATCGAGACCGAGGGCTTGACCAAGCATTACAACGGGGTGGTGGCGGTCGAGAACCTGAACCTGCGGGTGCGCCGGCAGGAGATCTTCGGCCTGCTGGGGCCCAACGGTTCCGGCAAAACCACCACCATCCTCATGCTCCTCGGGCTGACCGAGCCTACCGCCGGCTGGGTGCGGGTGCTGGGCCTGGACCCGGCCCGACAGCCCCTCAGCGTGAAGGCGCGCGTCGGCTATATGCCTGACGAGGTGGGCTTTTACGAAGAGCTGACCGCCCGGGAGAACCTGGCCTATATCGCCCGGCTGAACGGCCTCTCCGGGCGCGCTGCGCAGGAGCGCATCGAAGAGGCGCTGGGGCGGGTGGGTCTGCTGGATGTGGCGGACCGTCCTGTCGTCACCTATTCCCACGGCATGAAGCGCCGGCTGGGCGTGGCCGACGTGCTCATCAAAAAGCCCCAGCTCATCATTATGGACGAGCCCACCCAGGGGCTGGACCCCGAAGCTGCGCGGGAGTTCCTGCGCATCATCCGGGGTCTCAAGGAGGAGGGCATCACCATCCTCCTCTCCTCCCACTTGCTCCACCAAGTGCAGGCAGTATGCGACCGGGTGGGCCTGTTCCATAAAGGGCATATGGTGCTGGAGGGCACGGTGACCGAGCTGGCACGGCAGGTGCTGGGCACCGCTTACCACATACAGTTGGAGGCAGAGGGTTCGTCGGAATCCATCACGGCGGCCCTGCGCCGGCTCCCCGGCGTCACCGACGTGAGTTGGGATGGCAAACACCACTATCGGGTGGCGGCGGTGGAAGACCTGCGCACCGAAGCCGCCGGCGCTGTCATGTCCGCCGGCGGCCGGCTCCTCTCTCTCGAGCTGGACCGCCCCAGCCTGGATGACATCTATGCCCGCTACTTCGAGGAGGTGGAGCATGTCCCAGCCGCGTGA